A portion of the Polaribacter cellanae genome contains these proteins:
- the typA gene encoding translational GTPase TypA, protein MHEIRNIAIIAHVDHGKTTLVDKIIDQAKVLDERKERTDLLLDNNDLERERGITILSKNVSVTYKNTKINVIDTPGHADFGGEVERVLKMADGVLLLVDAFEGPMPQTRFVLGKALELGLTPIVVVNKVDKENCTPDIVHEKVFDLMFALEATEEQLDFTTIYGSAKNNWMSTDWKNETDNIVPLLDAVIESIPATKYNEGTPQMQITSLDFSSFTGRIAIGRVFRGDLEAGKDYMLCKADGSTKKVRIKELHVFEGMGKAQVNKVPCGDICAITGVEGFEIGDTIADLENPEALPRTEIDQPTMSMLFTINNSPFFGKEGKYVTSRHLRDRLFKELEKNLALRVETTDSEDKFNVFGRGVLHLSVLIETMRREGYELQVGRPQVILKEIDGKKHEPMETLSIDVPEEAASKAINLVSLRKGDLLIMEPKGDLQHLEFSIPSRGLIGLRNRILTATAGTAIINHRFSEYGPYKGDFTEDVKGAIVSSAAGKATAYALNRLQDRGRFFIDINQEIYIGQVIGENSKDSDLAVNLIKGKQLTNMRKSGTDDAMKIAPKVDFSLEENMEYIKEDEYLEVTPESLRMRKINFKG, encoded by the coding sequence ATGCACGAAATTAGAAACATCGCAATTATTGCTCACGTAGATCACGGAAAAACAACTTTGGTAGATAAAATAATAGACCAAGCAAAAGTTTTAGACGAACGTAAAGAACGTACAGATTTATTGTTAGATAATAACGATTTAGAGCGTGAAAGAGGAATTACAATTCTCTCTAAAAACGTTTCTGTTACCTATAAAAACACAAAAATTAATGTTATAGATACTCCTGGTCACGCCGATTTTGGTGGAGAAGTAGAACGAGTATTAAAAATGGCAGATGGTGTTTTGTTATTAGTAGATGCATTCGAAGGGCCAATGCCACAAACTCGTTTTGTATTAGGTAAAGCTTTAGAATTAGGTTTAACACCAATTGTGGTTGTTAACAAAGTAGATAAAGAAAACTGTACACCAGATATCGTTCACGAAAAAGTATTTGATTTAATGTTCGCTTTAGAAGCAACTGAAGAACAATTAGATTTTACAACTATTTATGGTTCTGCAAAGAATAATTGGATGTCTACAGATTGGAAAAACGAAACAGATAACATCGTTCCATTATTAGATGCTGTTATCGAATCGATTCCAGCAACAAAATACAACGAAGGAACACCACAAATGCAAATTACTTCTTTAGATTTTTCTTCTTTTACAGGAAGAATTGCTATTGGACGAGTGTTTAGAGGAGATTTAGAAGCAGGTAAAGATTACATGTTATGTAAGGCAGATGGTTCTACCAAAAAAGTTAGAATTAAAGAATTACACGTATTCGAAGGAATGGGTAAAGCTCAAGTAAACAAAGTTCCTTGTGGAGATATTTGTGCAATTACTGGTGTAGAAGGTTTCGAAATTGGAGATACAATTGCAGATTTAGAAAATCCAGAAGCATTACCAAGAACAGAGATCGACCAACCTACCATGAGTATGTTATTTACAATTAATAACTCTCCATTTTTTGGTAAAGAAGGTAAATACGTAACATCTCGTCACTTAAGAGACAGGCTGTTTAAAGAATTAGAGAAAAACTTAGCATTAAGGGTAGAAACTACAGATTCTGAAGATAAATTTAACGTTTTTGGACGTGGAGTGCTACACTTATCTGTATTAATCGAAACAATGCGTAGAGAAGGATATGAATTACAAGTGGGAAGACCACAAGTAATTTTAAAAGAAATCGATGGTAAGAAACACGAGCCAATGGAAACATTGTCTATCGATGTTCCTGAAGAAGCAGCTTCTAAAGCAATTAATTTAGTTTCTCTTAGAAAAGGAGATTTACTAATTATGGAGCCAAAAGGAGATTTACAGCATTTAGAATTTTCGATTCCTTCTCGTGGATTAATTGGTTTAAGAAACAGAATTTTAACAGCAACAGCTGGTACAGCAATTATAAACCATCGTTTTTCTGAATACGGACCTTACAAAGGAGACTTTACAGAAGATGTAAAAGGAGCAATTGTTTCTTCTGCAGCTGGTAAAGCAACTGCGTACGCATTAAACCGTTTACAAGATAGAGGTCGTTTCTTTATAGATATCAATCAAGAAATTTATATTGGTCAAGTAATTGGAGAAAATAGTAAGGACTCAGACTTAGCTGTAAACTTAATTAAAGGAAAACAATTAACAAATATGCGTAAATCTGGTACAGACGATGCTATGAAAATTGCACCAAAAGTAGATTTTTCTTTGGAAGAAAATATGGAATATATTAAAGAAGACGAGTATTTAGAAGTTACTCCAGAAAGTTTACGAATGCGTAAAATAAACTTTAAAGGATAA
- a CDS encoding proline dehydrogenase family protein — translation MKLFDNTKVAFALKTDSQLERAYFLFKMIQSQPMVKIGSVITNFALKAHLPIEGLIRSTVFDHFCGGVTEEDCLPIIDNMYNNGSVHSVLDYSVEGQDKEVSFDGALEKILKIVNFCEERNSIPYAVFKPTGFGRFALYQKISEEKELTQEEQAEWERVINRYHKVCKAAVKKDVPLLIDAEESWMQKAADDLIEDLMEIYNKEKAIVFNTLQMYRHDRLEYLKDLHQKAHQKGFHIGMKVVRGAYMEKERERAEEKGYPSPICENKAATDINYDKAIEYMMEHKKMALFAGTHNEESSYLVMDLATKFAIKKDDKRLWFGQLFGMSDHISYNLADQGYNVAKYLPFGPVRDVMPYLIRRAEENTSVAGQTSRELNLIKTERKRRKL, via the coding sequence ATGAAACTTTTCGATAATACAAAAGTAGCTTTTGCTTTAAAAACAGATTCTCAATTAGAACGTGCTTATTTTCTTTTTAAAATGATTCAAAGTCAGCCAATGGTTAAAATTGGTAGTGTAATAACCAACTTTGCTTTAAAGGCACATTTGCCCATAGAAGGTTTAATTCGTTCTACTGTTTTCGATCATTTTTGTGGTGGAGTAACAGAAGAAGATTGCTTGCCAATTATCGATAATATGTATAATAATGGTAGTGTACATAGTGTTTTAGACTATTCTGTAGAAGGGCAAGATAAAGAGGTTAGTTTCGATGGTGCTTTAGAAAAAATTTTAAAAATTGTAAATTTTTGTGAAGAAAGGAATTCCATTCCATATGCCGTTTTTAAACCAACTGGATTTGGGCGTTTTGCATTATATCAAAAAATATCTGAAGAAAAAGAACTTACACAAGAAGAGCAAGCAGAGTGGGAGAGAGTAATTAATCGCTATCATAAAGTGTGTAAAGCGGCTGTAAAAAAAGATGTACCTTTATTAATAGATGCAGAAGAAAGTTGGATGCAAAAAGCGGCAGACGATCTTATCGAAGATTTAATGGAAATTTATAATAAAGAAAAGGCAATTGTTTTTAATACACTTCAAATGTATAGACACGATCGTTTGGAATATTTAAAAGACTTACACCAAAAAGCACATCAAAAAGGATTTCATATTGGTATGAAAGTTGTTCGTGGCGCTTATATGGAAAAAGAAAGAGAAAGAGCAGAGGAAAAAGGATATCCATCTCCAATTTGCGAAAATAAAGCAGCAACAGATATCAATTACGATAAAGCCATCGAATATATGATGGAGCACAAAAAAATGGCACTTTTCGCAGGAACTCATAACGAAGAAAGTTCCTATTTAGTAATGGATTTAGCAACCAAATTCGCAATAAAAAAAGACGACAAAAGGCTTTGGTTTGGTCAGTTATTTGGTATGAGCGATCATATTAGTTATAATTTGGCCGACCAAGGATACAATGTTGCAAAATACCTTCCATTTGGTCCTGTAAGAGATGTTATGCCTTATCTAATAAGACGTGCAGAAGAAAATACTTCGGTTGCAGGACAAACAAGTAGAGAGCTAAATTTAATTAAAACAGAAAGAAAACGTAGGAAATTATAA
- a CDS encoding LETM1 domain-containing protein, with amino-acid sequence MKTVEEIKILLHKNKLRLHQELLQSKEAMALIKKATHTQLTVEEKLKIRIQMLDICKAIPALTVFLLPGGALLLPLLIKLIPDILPSAFRDLPDNKV; translated from the coding sequence ATGAAAACTGTAGAAGAAATTAAAATTTTACTACACAAAAATAAATTGAGGTTACACCAAGAGTTACTTCAGAGTAAAGAAGCGATGGCTTTAATTAAAAAAGCGACACATACACAATTAACAGTAGAAGAGAAGTTAAAAATACGAATTCAAATGTTAGATATTTGTAAAGCAATACCAGCTTTAACCGTATTTTTGCTTCCTGGTGGCGCATTATTATTGCCACTTTTAATAAAATTAATTCCAGATATTTTACCATCTGCATTTAGAGATCTTCCAGATAATAAGGTATAA
- a CDS encoding TetR/AcrR family transcriptional regulator codes for MKNLLSVLKISVPDKIYIKDPETSDLGRRIVEHSILLINKIGFESFTFKKLGAKIGSNESSIYRYFESKHKLLLYLSSWYWAWLEYKLVLETFSISNTEQKLEKAIVTVTETVKDDSKYSHINEPILYKIIVNESSKSFLTKEVDYKNKEGYFEIYKRLISRLNEMILAVKPDYKFGLSLASTILEGGLHQHFLQEHFPSITNSKKNNTPTKFFVHLAKTALQ; via the coding sequence ATGAAAAATTTATTATCTGTTTTAAAAATTTCTGTTCCTGATAAAATTTATATCAAAGACCCAGAAACATCCGATTTAGGAAGGCGAATTGTAGAACATAGTATTTTATTAATTAACAAAATTGGTTTTGAAAGCTTTACATTTAAAAAGTTAGGAGCTAAAATTGGATCCAATGAGAGTTCTATTTACAGATATTTCGAAAGCAAACACAAACTACTACTCTATCTTTCTTCTTGGTATTGGGCTTGGTTAGAATATAAATTAGTTTTAGAAACTTTTAGTATTTCTAATACTGAACAAAAGTTAGAAAAAGCTATTGTAACAGTAACAGAAACTGTAAAAGACGATAGTAAATACTCTCACATTAACGAACCAATTCTATACAAAATTATTGTAAATGAAAGTTCTAAATCTTTTTTAACCAAAGAAGTAGATTATAAAAACAAAGAAGGGTACTTCGAAATTTACAAAAGACTTATTTCTCGTTTAAACGAAATGATATTGGCTGTTAAACCCGACTATAAATTTGGTTTAAGTTTGGCAAGTACAATTTTAGAAGGTGGTTTGCATCAGCATTTTTTGCAAGAACATTTTCCATCAATTACCAATTCTAAAAAAAATAACACACCCACGAAATTTTTTGTTCATTTAGCTAAAACTGCTTTACAGTAA
- a CDS encoding RHS repeat-associated core domain-containing protein, which yields MNGRMYDAKLGRFLSPDNYIQEPFSTQSFNRYGYVWNNPLKFTDKSGEFIVAALIGALISVATNGIINVIEGRPFFQGAGLAALTGAIGGVFAKAIGNAVKGLKGILKVGVQAVAHGHLGGMMSLAMGGDYFSGFAAGAVGSAIGHYALKGLERVGANNFWKAAGTITAGSLSGGIGSVIAGGKFWDGFRNGAISTSLNHVMHMVKNAVQKAKRLVVGIYGAGGEGSGDGSTLKKYVENKGGKMFEFYEEGKALDYVKNNHNGKSIEIYGYSRGGNVAISIVNSLGNAGIYVSRLVTFDPHHLWSGTFKLKHRVGKVLNFYQRNPRTGGILGWWGKNP from the coding sequence ATGAATGGTCGTATGTACGATGCCAAACTAGGGCGTTTTTTATCGCCTGATAATTATATACAAGAACCATTTAGTACGCAAAGTTTTAATAGATATGGGTATGTTTGGAATAATCCGTTAAAATTTACTGATAAAAGTGGGGAGTTTATAGTAGCGGCATTAATTGGGGCATTAATTAGTGTAGCTACCAATGGAATTATAAATGTAATAGAGGGAAGACCTTTCTTTCAAGGGGCAGGTTTGGCTGCTTTAACTGGCGCTATTGGTGGTGTGTTTGCTAAAGCAATAGGTAATGCTGTAAAAGGGCTCAAAGGTATTCTTAAAGTAGGTGTACAAGCTGTAGCTCATGGGCATTTAGGTGGAATGATGTCTTTGGCTATGGGTGGTGACTATTTTAGTGGCTTTGCTGCTGGTGCTGTTGGTTCTGCGATTGGGCATTATGCTTTAAAAGGTCTAGAACGTGTAGGTGCTAACAACTTTTGGAAAGCCGCAGGTACCATTACAGCAGGTTCTCTTTCTGGTGGTATTGGCAGTGTTATCGCTGGTGGTAAGTTTTGGGATGGCTTTAGAAATGGGGCGATTAGTACTTCTTTAAATCATGTGATGCATATGGTTAAAAATGCTGTTCAAAAAGCAAAAAGATTGGTTGTTGGAATATATGGAGCTGGAGGCGAAGGAAGTGGTGATGGCAGTACTTTAAAAAAATATGTTGAAAATAAAGGGGGTAAGATGTTTGAATTTTACGAAGAAGGTAAGGCTTTAGATTATGTAAAAAATAATCACAATGGTAAAAGCATAGAAATTTATGGTTATAGTCGAGGAGGAAATGTAGCTATTAGTATCGTCAACAGCTTAGGTAACGCTGGAATTTATGTCAGTAGATTAGTTACTTTTGATCCACATCATTTATGGAGTGGTACTTTTAAGTTAAAACATAGGGTTGGCAAAGTTCTTAATTTTTATCAAAGAAACCCGAGAACTGGTGGAATATTAGGTTGGTGGGGTAAGAATCCATAA
- a CDS encoding cold-shock protein — protein sequence MAKSQQTFSKSEKEKKRLKKRLDKQKKMEARKAEKEENGSTGIQFAYVDHNGNLTDTPPDPELKVEVELEDIEISVTKKEDLPEEDPVRKGKVSFFDTSKGFGFIIDTENNEKYFTHVSGLIDEIGENDKVSFELEKGMRGMNAVKVKRI from the coding sequence ATGGCAAAATCGCAACAAACATTTAGTAAAAGTGAAAAAGAAAAGAAACGTTTAAAAAAGCGTTTAGATAAGCAGAAGAAGATGGAGGCTAGAAAAGCCGAAAAAGAAGAAAATGGGTCTACTGGAATTCAGTTTGCCTATGTAGATCATAATGGAAATTTAACAGATACTCCACCAGATCCAGAATTAAAAGTAGAAGTTGAGTTAGAAGACATAGAAATTTCTGTAACTAAAAAAGAAGATTTACCAGAAGAAGATCCTGTTAGAAAAGGAAAAGTATCTTTTTTTGACACTTCTAAAGGTTTCGGTTTTATTATCGATACAGAAAATAACGAAAAATACTTTACGCACGTAAGTGGTTTAATTGATGAAATTGGAGAAAACGATAAAGTTTCATTCGAATTAGAGAAAGGAATGCGTGGTATGAATGCTGTTAAAGTGAAGAGAATTTAA
- the aroB gene encoding 3-dehydroquinate synthase, translating into MKSIQAINYPVHFQDKAYKKISNLISKNNYSTLFILVDENTFEHCYPKFISNLATNKKIEVIEIESGEINKNIETCIGVWNAITELGGDRKSLLITLGGGVITDLGGFVASCFKRGIDFVNIPTTLLSMVDASVGGKTGVDLGVLKNQIGLFSNPELVLVDVDFLTTVTEREIKSGMAEIIKYGVTYDAKLFNEIKRNKGLHIKDLIFRSIEIKNEVVLQDPKEKNLRKILNFGHTIGHAIESFYLESEDKENLTHGESIAIGMVCESYISNKLLNFPEEKLNEIKEVVLSIYDKVHLLKEDFAKIMELLKHDKKNINGQVNFVLLNDYENHKLDCKVSEELIVESMEFYNS; encoded by the coding sequence ATGAAATCCATACAAGCAATTAACTATCCTGTTCATTTTCAGGATAAAGCATATAAAAAAATCTCTAATTTAATTTCTAAAAACAATTACTCTACACTCTTTATTTTGGTTGATGAGAATACTTTTGAGCACTGTTATCCGAAATTTATATCAAATTTAGCTACAAATAAGAAAATTGAAGTGATAGAAATCGAATCTGGAGAAATCAATAAAAATATAGAAACCTGTATTGGTGTTTGGAATGCAATTACCGAACTTGGTGGAGATCGTAAGAGTTTATTAATTACTTTAGGTGGTGGTGTTATTACAGATTTAGGTGGTTTTGTAGCTTCTTGTTTTAAACGTGGAATCGATTTTGTTAACATTCCAACTACATTGTTATCTATGGTTGATGCTTCTGTTGGTGGAAAAACTGGTGTAGATTTAGGTGTTTTAAAAAACCAAATTGGGTTATTTTCGAACCCAGAATTGGTTTTGGTTGATGTGGATTTTTTAACAACAGTTACAGAGCGAGAAATAAAATCTGGAATGGCAGAAATTATTAAATATGGCGTTACTTATGATGCTAAACTATTTAATGAAATAAAGAGAAATAAAGGACTACATATCAAAGATTTAATATTTAGATCTATTGAAATTAAAAATGAAGTTGTTTTACAAGATCCTAAAGAAAAAAACTTACGTAAAATATTAAATTTCGGACATACCATTGGACATGCAATTGAGTCTTTTTACCTAGAATCCGAAGATAAAGAAAACCTAACTCATGGCGAATCTATTGCTATTGGTATGGTGTGTGAAAGTTATATTTCTAACAAACTTTTAAATTTTCCTGAAGAAAAATTAAACGAAATTAAAGAGGTTGTTTTGTCTATTTATGATAAAGTACATCTTTTAAAAGAAGATTTCGCTAAAATTATGGAATTATTAAAACACGATAAGAAAAACATAAATGGACAGGTAAATTTCGTGCTTTTAAATGACTATGAAAACCATAAATTAGACTGTAAAGTTTCTGAAGAGCTAATTGTGGAGAGTATGGAGTTTTATAATTCTTAA